Proteins from a genomic interval of Providencia stuartii:
- the flhC gene encoding flagellar transcriptional regulator FlhC, which yields MSSITEKSIVKEASDIRLAMELISLGARLQMLESETQISRGRLIRLYKELRGCPPPKGMLPFSTDWFMTWEQNIHSSMFYNAYQFLINTGRCKGVDAIVKAYRLYLEQCAPQSEEPLLALTRAWTLVRFVESGMLQSSVCSCCHGSFITYAHIPENSFTCSLCQPPSRAIKKRKLSEHLADITVYRQDGITKAVM from the coding sequence ATGAGTAGCATTACTGAAAAAAGTATTGTTAAAGAAGCTAGCGATATTCGCCTTGCGATGGAACTGATTTCTTTAGGTGCTCGTCTCCAAATGCTAGAAAGTGAGACTCAAATTAGCCGCGGGAGGTTAATTCGTTTATATAAAGAGTTAAGAGGGTGCCCACCACCAAAGGGAATGTTACCGTTCTCAACAGATTGGTTTATGACATGGGAACAGAATATCCATTCATCCATGTTTTATAACGCCTATCAGTTTTTAATCAATACAGGGCGTTGCAAAGGTGTGGATGCCATTGTAAAGGCTTATCGTTTGTACTTGGAACAATGCGCACCACAATCAGAAGAACCATTATTAGCTTTAACACGCGCGTGGACACTTGTTCGTTTTGTTGAAAGCGGCATGTTGCAAAGCTCTGTATGTAGCTGTTGCCATGGCTCTTTTATTACTTATGCACATATACCCGAAAATAGTTTTACTTGCAGTTTATGCCAACCGCCATCAAGGGCAATAAAAAAACGTAAACTTTCCGAACATCTCGCCGATATAACGGTATATCGACAGGATGGCATTACTAAAGCGGTAATGTGA
- the motA gene encoding flagellar motor stator protein MotA: MLILIGYIIVTGTVIGGYLMLGGHLGALYQPAEFVIILGAGFGAFVVGNSGKSIIALCKVLPRLFRRSSYNKAMSMDLMALLFQLLNKSRQEGLLALEKDIENPQESEIFSQYPRVLKDQTTLMFVVDYLRLMVTSNLQSHEIEALMDEELETFRQESEVPASGLNMVGDSMPAFGIVAAVLGVVNALGSADRPAGELGALIAHAMVGTFLGILVAYGFILPLAALIRLRTSEQLKMMECIKVTFLSALQGYAPQIAVEFGRKVLYSTDRPSFIELEERVREVKVGNRSQVQNEE, encoded by the coding sequence GTGTTAATACTCATCGGATATATCATTGTTACAGGTACAGTTATCGGCGGCTATTTGATGCTCGGTGGGCATTTAGGAGCGCTTTATCAACCTGCGGAATTCGTTATTATTTTAGGTGCTGGCTTCGGTGCATTCGTTGTTGGTAACAGTGGTAAATCGATTATCGCCTTATGCAAAGTGTTACCACGCTTATTTCGCCGTTCTTCCTACAACAAAGCAATGTCGATGGATTTGATGGCATTGTTGTTTCAGTTATTAAATAAGTCACGCCAAGAAGGCTTGCTCGCACTTGAAAAAGATATTGAAAATCCTCAAGAAAGCGAAATTTTCTCTCAGTATCCCCGCGTTTTAAAAGATCAAACTACGCTGATGTTCGTGGTGGATTATTTGCGTCTAATGGTGACGAGTAATCTTCAAAGTCATGAAATAGAAGCTCTGATGGATGAAGAGTTAGAAACTTTTCGCCAAGAAAGTGAAGTCCCCGCTTCTGGGCTGAATATGGTCGGTGATTCGATGCCAGCATTCGGTATCGTTGCGGCAGTATTAGGTGTGGTGAATGCATTAGGTTCAGCGGATCGACCCGCTGGCGAACTGGGGGCATTAATTGCGCATGCCATGGTTGGTACTTTTTTAGGTATTTTAGTGGCTTATGGATTTATTTTACCGCTTGCCGCACTTATTCGTTTACGTACGAGTGAGCAACTCAAAATGATGGAATGCATCAAAGTGACATTCCTATCTGCATTGCAAGGGTATGCACCACAAATCGCTGTCGAATTTGGACGTAAGGTTTTATACAGCACGGATCGTCCTTCTTTTATTGAGTTAGAAGAGAGGGTTCGTGAAGTGAAAGTGGGTAATCGTTCACAAGTTCAGAACGAGGAGTGA
- a CDS encoding Csu type fimbrial protein produces the protein MLLTVKKTQFLIGLAFVSSPFYGANLATTSFQVLMTVTSTCQISVGSNINLGSVTSNTTNLSSSNILSVTCSKNTPFNIGLAPSLANKGTDEGSGYLAPLTNPTGNTDRIPYQLKQTSATGTNWGNTTTLFDEGNGVSGTGNGETQTFTVYAVVTNANFTPDTYSDVVTVNVNY, from the coding sequence ATGCTATTGACAGTGAAGAAAACACAATTTCTTATTGGGTTAGCTTTTGTATCATCGCCATTTTATGGTGCTAACTTAGCAACAACGTCCTTTCAAGTACTCATGACAGTCACCAGTACTTGTCAGATCAGTGTTGGCTCAAATATCAACTTAGGATCAGTCACTTCAAATACCACCAATTTATCTTCAAGTAATATACTCAGTGTCACTTGCTCAAAAAACACACCATTTAATATTGGACTCGCTCCCTCTCTTGCAAATAAAGGTACTGACGAAGGTAGTGGCTATTTAGCACCACTCACCAATCCAACAGGCAATACAGATAGGATCCCCTATCAATTAAAGCAAACCTCTGCAACTGGCACTAATTGGGGAAATACAACAACATTATTTGATGAAGGAAATGGGGTGTCTGGAACAGGTAATGGAGAAACGCAAACTTTCACCGTTTATGCCGTGGTGACGAATGCCAATTTTACACCGGATACCTATTCTGATGTAGTTACGGTCAACGTTAATTACTAA
- a CDS encoding fimbrial biogenesis chaperone, with product MIKCPLILLFINLLATISFSNQISASGLQVTPVTLTFTAQQKAAGIWLSNNGKDLIQVQVRTFIWQQKNLGNQLTPTRDIIISPPMIKLLPNEQQLIRVIRNNNLLGSQEQAYRLSINEIPLPQKNSSHLRLVLHYSLPIFIQPLNMPPPSTLLEWQIKKFQSQSYLVIHNRGNTHAQLSDIRLINCRGKTTVINSGLLGYVLPQSTMQWNIKLTDLCSAPNNQIKVMINGERQSYPL from the coding sequence TTGATTAAATGCCCCCTTATTCTACTGTTCATCAACCTACTCGCTACTATCAGTTTTTCCAACCAGATAAGTGCGAGTGGGTTGCAAGTCACACCCGTGACATTGACATTCACCGCGCAACAAAAAGCAGCCGGAATTTGGTTAAGTAATAATGGAAAAGACCTTATACAAGTTCAGGTGAGAACATTTATCTGGCAACAAAAGAATTTAGGTAACCAATTAACACCAACTCGAGATATCATTATTAGTCCACCAATGATAAAGCTTCTCCCCAATGAACAACAGCTCATCAGGGTTATTCGTAACAACAACCTACTAGGGAGCCAAGAACAAGCATATCGACTCTCAATTAATGAAATTCCATTACCTCAGAAAAACAGCAGTCATTTACGGCTTGTTTTACATTATTCATTGCCTATTTTTATTCAACCTTTAAACATGCCTCCTCCCAGCACGTTATTAGAATGGCAAATAAAAAAATTCCAATCCCAAAGCTATCTAGTTATACATAACAGAGGCAATACGCATGCCCAGCTGTCAGATATTCGTTTGATAAATTGCAGAGGTAAAACGACGGTAATTAATTCAGGTTTATTAGGATACGTCTTACCGCAATCCACTATGCAATGGAATATTAAACTGACTGACCTATGCTCCGCCCCCAACAACCAAATAAAAGTTATGATCAATGGTGAGCGACAATCCTACCCCCTCTAA
- the motB gene encoding flagellar motor protein MotB codes for MRANNAHIIRVKKRVSSHQGGHGGSWKIAYADFMTAMMAFFLVMWLISISSPQELTQIAEYFRTPLKTAINPGAKSGDATNPIPGGGKDIIFRDGDVLPEPNNEIQGHANFQFEKLKRSLEQAILKDPRLNELKPHLLIDMIDEGLRIQIVDSANRPMFMVGSAHVESYMRDILRALAPLLNDVPNKISISGHTDDLPYANGANYNNWELSADRANASRRELIAGGLTQDKILRVVGMASSIHLDKSNGLAPINRRISIIVLNESETEQILHEYDGATTLSEVLHKSSSRPEPSSIGNAENATNEDAHSSSISTPTPSN; via the coding sequence ATGAGAGCAAATAACGCCCATATTATTCGTGTTAAAAAGCGTGTTTCAAGCCATCAAGGTGGACATGGTGGCTCTTGGAAAATCGCCTATGCGGATTTTATGACGGCGATGATGGCATTTTTTTTAGTTATGTGGCTGATTTCTATATCAAGTCCACAAGAGCTAACTCAGATAGCGGAATATTTTCGTACCCCATTAAAAACAGCGATTAATCCGGGTGCGAAAAGTGGTGATGCAACAAATCCAATACCAGGAGGGGGCAAGGACATCATATTTCGTGATGGAGATGTTTTGCCTGAACCGAATAATGAGATTCAAGGTCATGCTAATTTTCAGTTTGAAAAACTAAAGCGTTCGCTTGAGCAAGCCATCCTCAAAGACCCTCGATTAAATGAACTCAAGCCTCACTTGTTGATCGATATGATTGATGAGGGGTTGCGTATTCAAATTGTTGATAGTGCAAATCGCCCTATGTTTATGGTCGGTTCGGCACATGTCGAGTCTTATATGCGTGATATTTTGCGCGCGCTTGCTCCGTTACTTAATGACGTTCCTAATAAGATCAGCATCTCAGGCCATACGGATGATCTGCCGTATGCCAATGGCGCAAACTATAACAATTGGGAACTTTCCGCGGATAGGGCAAATGCCTCACGCCGTGAATTGATCGCTGGCGGACTCACCCAAGATAAGATTTTACGGGTTGTTGGTATGGCTTCCAGTATTCATCTCGATAAAAGCAACGGATTAGCGCCGATCAATCGCCGTATTAGCATCATTGTATTAAATGAAAGTGAAACGGAGCAAATCTTACATGAATACGATGGCGCAACAACCTTGAGTGAAGTGTTACATAAATCTTCATCAAGGCCTGAGCCTTCCTCAATTGGAAATGCAGAAAATGCAACCAATGAGGACGCTCATTCATCATCAATATCAACACCAACACCTTCAAACTGA
- the flhD gene encoding flagellar transcriptional regulator FlhD has protein sequence MTSTTDFLKHIYDINLSYLLLAQKLISQEKASAMFRLGISESMANTLADLSLPQLVKLAETNQLICQFRFENSGTIEKLTRDSRVDELQQIHTGILLSTHLLQTHKANDNETARK, from the coding sequence ATGACCTCAACAACTGATTTTCTGAAGCATATATACGATATTAATCTTTCATATCTACTGCTTGCTCAAAAACTTATCTCCCAGGAAAAGGCCTCTGCTATGTTCCGGCTTGGTATTTCTGAATCAATGGCGAATACATTAGCAGATCTTTCTCTCCCTCAATTGGTCAAATTAGCAGAGACAAACCAGCTTATCTGTCAATTTAGATTTGAAAACAGTGGCACAATAGAGAAATTAACTCGTGACTCAAGGGTAGATGAATTACAACAAATTCATACAGGTATATTACTTTCAACTCACTTGTTGCAAACGCACAAGGCAAATGACAATGAAACAGCGAGAAAATGA